In the Blautia coccoides genome, CAAGCCCAATGAACACCTTCCGGGAGAAACGGCTTTGTCGGAAAAATACGGTGTCAGCCGCAATACCCTCCGCCAGGCTCTCGCTATTCTCAGTGAGGATGGTATGATCATCAAGTCCCAAGGAAAAGGCACCATTGTAGCTCCCAAAACCGTTAAGCCTATGGAAGAACAGATAACAAACCCTCTGCTCTCACTGAGCAAACTGACGGTGAACAGCACTGATCTGTCTTACAATTACGGCGCTCCTACCGATATAGCCAGAGATAAGCTGCATCTTGCAGCCAGTGATATTGTACTGGCATGTTATTGTGTTTATAAATCTGATGACCGGGTTCTGGGCTATTCCTTCACCCAGGTTCCCGCTGCATTTTTTGATGAATTGGGATTAGATGCCTCCAAAGAGGATTCTATAAAAGAACTTATTCTGAACACACTCTTCCAGTATTCAGAAAGCATGAATATGACGGTAAAATTAATTTATGCGAATGAAATAGAAATGGAGTTTCTAGAAGTGCCGGCGCAGACTCCCCTTCTGTTAATAGAAGCCATACACTACAATAAAACAAAACAGCCCTTTTCCCGTAATAAATTTTATTTTATTCCGGAATACTATCATATTAATTTTGTTTTAAATAATTGAATTGTTATCTCATGTAAAGGGCACGGGGAGAATGGCGCTAATGGTTCCCTATCTCTTTCGTGTTCCTTGAGAGTCAACATTCTTGGTAAATATTGCATTTATTAGGGCTGGTGAAGAAAGGATACAATTATAAAATACTTTCGCGTGGGAAGCATGGTAAAAAAAATTATAATCAAAAAACTATACAGTTTCCTATAAGCTGGCACTCAATGGAATATTCTATTATACTAAAGCAGAAATAGGTTATATCCATTATTCATTGAACAAACCTAGCACAGCTTATGCCTGCTTAGCGAAAATCACATCTGTGCCCGGATTCCTCACTCTCCCCTTATAATATCCTCATACTTAGTATAGACGACACACATAAAAAAGAACTTCCGCCCACAAGGTAGAAGCCCTAAGTTCAAGGTATTATGTCTTTTCAGGCGTGCCTATTCTGTTAGCCAACAGGGTAGGCTTTTCATTATAGTATATAAGGCCGGAAAATCCGGCCTCCTGAAAATGACTTACTACTGCAATATCCCTTCCAGATCAGAAAGCATAACATCAAGTGCTGTAATACCACCCTCTGCGGTATACCAAACAGCCGGATGTTCCAGATAAACGATCTTTCCGTTCTTGTATGCGTCAGTCTTCATGATCAGCTCATTCTCCATGATTTCACGGGCAAGCTGTGCACCTTCTGTACCAATTGCACTGTCCCTGTCCATCACAAATATGTAATCCGGATCCATGGATACCACAGTCTCAAAAGAAGCTTCATTTCCATGTGTAGAAGTACTTCCCTGACCGGATCCATTTCCTTCTTTACCTAAATCGTCTGAAGTCTCCTTGGAAGCCTTCTCCTCCGAACCACTGTGTTCCGAACCGCCGCCACGGCTTTCCGTTACTGAATCTGCCGCCAGATTATCAAATCCGATTTCATTGCCGATTATGGAGCATCTTCCATCATTTCCCATAAGGTTAAAGCTTCCGCTTGTAGTCATCCCGACTAATGCGGTATTTCCCTCCGCCTTTTTCTGCAAAGTCTCAATACGGGCTGCAAAATCCGCTGTTTTTCCATCCACCTCTTTTTCTAATCCGAATATGGATGCAATCGTTCTCGCGTTATCATTTACACTTTCAACCAGTCCTTTCTGTGTATCTGTAGCTAAATACACGACTGGCGCGATTTCATTCAAAGCATCATAGGAAGCTGACAACCTGCCCCCGATAAAGATAATATCAGGCTCACATTCCATCACTGCCTCCATATCGGCCTCCCTATATAGTCAAGTCTTTTTTCCTTGAAAATCAAGGATTTTTTAATGTTTCATCAATAAATATCTCAGAAGAAAGAACCATTGGAATGGACATTTCTCTGTATCTGGTACGAAAGTAGTGGATTTTGGGTGCACAAAATAAAACGTCTTCTCTTTTCGTTCTACATGGCCTTGTGTGTACCCATCCATCTACGGCAGCGAACCTCCCATGTCTACCAGGATCATCAGACCATTGCTGAGTCCTAACTTCTCTCGTCCCGCCTGTCCATAACCAGGGTGTCAGCTCAGCTCCTTTACAGGGTCATGCCCTCTGGTGAATATTCCTGCCGACTACTGGCTCCATTCTTTGTTTTTTTATTACTGACTTTTTCCTGCAACAGCACCTCTCGGTGGACGTTTTCCTGTTACATTCCATTTACTTGTTTCTTCCAGCTATCATGGCTGGCCTCAGCCTTCCATTCTTTCCTTTCAAAGGCTCAGACCGGCCATGATTCACTGTTTCTTTCTCTTTATGCTGCTGGCTGCATTTTAGGTCTTACAATGTCACTTAACATCTTCTGACCGTCATACTCTATGCCTTTTGTTAGTATTGTATAAAATATCCGGATCAGTTTACATGCCACCGCTATCACCGACTGCATCTTCTTCAGGGGATTCTTTTCCCTCGTCCTGTAATAACAATGGATCTCTTTAAATTCTTTATTTTTCCCAATCACCGATATCGCAGCTTCATACAGCGCATATCTCAAACGCTTTCTTCCCCTGTGGCTGATACGACTTTCTCCATTATGCTTTCCGGAGCTGTCTGCGACAATAGCATATCCTGCCAGTTTCTGCACCTGCTTTGGATTATCAAAACGTCCAATGTCTCCAACCTCTGCAATAAAGCAGCTTACCGTTTTTATTCCAATCCCATTGATCTCCATCAGCTTATCTATATAGGCAATCTCAGAAAGTGTTTCCTCTATCTCTTCCATAAGTTCATCCATACGATTCTTATATATTTCGTAGTCATTCAACAGGTTTCGGATCTCTTTCCTGGCACTTCTTGGTGCTTCCGTATTTCCGATGCTGTGCTCCGCTGCGGTTACCAGGGTCGTTGCCCTCTTTATCCCAGCGCCTTTCAGCCTTGCATCTCTCCATATCTTATTAACACCATCCACGCCAAGCTCTTTGATATCGCAGGGCAATGGTGCCTGTTTGATTACCATCAGTCCGCTTACTGCATCCGGATTCCTGTAAACGTCTTTGATCTCTGGAAAATAGATGCTGAACCAGCGGGCGATCCTGTTTTTGATTCTTGTAATCTCTTCCTGTGTCTGAATACGAAGGTTGGACAAATTTCTAATTTCTGCATAAATCCCGGTTGGAATATATGGATATGAAAATCTTCCTTCATTTACCAGACCTGCAATTGTTTTTGGATCTTTACGGTCATTCTTACTCGGATTATTGTCATCCAGTTCTTTAGACTTCTTGACATGATGCGGATTCACATGTACCGGCTTCATTCCCTGTTCCTGCAGGTACGCTCCAAGGTTCAGCCAGTAGTGACCGGTTGGTTCCATTCCCGGAATCACAGCTTCCATCCCATGTTTCTCTGCTATATCGTCCATCCAGTCTTTGAATGAGGAAAATCCAGCTTCATCGTTGCTGAAGGCAAACGGTTTCTTTGAGTACTCATAATTGCGCCAGCCGAAAGCTCTTGCATAATGGGTTTCACTTCCCACATCAATACCAACGATTAAAGTCTTTTCCGTAATAGATGCAATTTTTGCGTTCTGTGTGTTATAATTCATTTCAAGTACCTCACTGTTTAATAAGATTTTTTACTAACCGTCCAAAGTCAGTAATCTTATTTTACTCTGAGGTATTTTTTTCTCAACCTTCTTTCTCGGAATTCCTTATATTTGAATTATACAAGAAGCTCCTTGATAGTTCCAAGGTTCGTAATATTTTCGTCTGTCACATAAGACTGCAGATAATCCAGTGTGGTACTTGCAGAACCAACCACACGGTCCCCTTTTCCCAGATTATCAATAATATCCAGACTTGCCATATCCAGAACTGCAATACGCTGTGGGTCGTATGGCACTTCAATTTCTTTACTTTCCTTATTTGCATTTAGGCTTGTAATAGTAATAGTCTTCGTTTTTTCTGTGTCTGTGGAAACCTCTGCCGATGTCTCTTCTCTTTTTAATTCTCCTGAGGAACTGTTCGTGCATGCTGTGAGTCCCATGGCCATTACCGCTGTTAATAATAAAATTGTTCTTTTTTTCATTTTTATAATCTCCTTTTTCTTAATAATAGATAGATAATGGTTTTCCCTCTATCTCCATAATTTCAAAATCTACATGATATATTTCAGACAGCACTTCTTTTCTGATCACCTCTTTCACCGTACCAAATTTTGCAATTTTTCCATTTTTAAATGCACAGATATAATCCGAATAAAAGGCCGCATAGTTAATTTCATGCAATACCAGAATCACTGTTTTTCCTAATTCGTCGCACAAACGCCGGACAGTCTTCATCATATTTGTCGCATGATAGATATCCAGATTATTTGTTGGTTCATCTAAAAGTACATACTCGGTATCCTGTGCGATCACCATAGCAATGCAGGCCCTTTGTCTCTGACCGCCTGATAATTCGTCTATAAACTGATTCTCAAATTCCTGCAATTCCATATATTCAATTGCCTGGTCGATGATTTTTTGATCTTCCTGTGTGATACGTCCTCCTGAATAGGGAAAACGGCCAAAGGTAACCAACTCCCTAACTGTCAACTTCATTTCTATATGGATACTCTGGGTTAAAATTGCCAGTCTTTTGGAAAGCTCCCTGCTCTTCCATCTTTCAATATTCTTCCCTTCTAAACCTACCGTCCCGCTGTCCCCTGCTATCAGTCTGGAGAGCATACTCATAACCGTTGATTTTCCTGCTCCATTTGGGCCTATCAGGGAAGTCACCTTACCCTTTGGGATTTCAAAAGAAACGGAATCTACCACTGTCTTTCCGTCATATTTTTTGATCAAATCCTTCACATGCATGCGATTACCTCTTTTTGTTTTTTAATAATAAATACAAGAAATAAATTCCTCCTCCCACTGTGATGAATACACTGACCGGAATGGAATAGGAGAAAACGTGCTCTACCAAAAGCTGTCCACCGATGAGGACGATCATTCCAAATAGAGCTGATCCCAATATCAATTGTGTATGCCTGTATGTTTTAAGCATTTGACGGGAAAGATTCGCAATAATCAGACCCAAAAAAGAAATCGGGCCTACCATAGCCGTAGCCACTGCAATAAAAAGTGTTACACCAAGCAGCAGTTTGCGGATACATTTATCATAATCCACTCCCAAATTAATGGCCTGCTCCTTTCCCAGCGTAAGTACATCCAAAAGTGCCAGTTCCCTGTGAAGAAAAAATATGATTGCTGCCAGCACTATGATTGAAAAAACAATGATTTCTGTATTGATATTACTGAAACTTGCCACCAATGTTGCCAGAAGGCTGTCGTATTCATTCGGATCCATGATCCGTGTCAGCGTATTCTGAATGCTGGAGAAAAAAGAGGACAGTACGGTTCCAATCAGCAATACATACAAGATATTATGTTTCGTTTTCTGAAAGAGATAGCTGTATACCACTGTCGCCGTAACACCCATCAATACCAGATCGACTGCAAATGAGACATTCGCATTTACCGCCAGAAAACTTCCCGCTCCTGCAAAGAATACAACCCCGGTATGAATCAGAGTGTACAGGGAATTCATCCCTAAAAGACAGGGTGTCACAATCGTGTTACGAATAACAGACTGAAATACAATAGATGCCCCGCCGATTGAAAATGCCGTGATCAGCATAGCAAGCAGTTTAGATGTACGCAGCCTTATCGCATACCGGAATAATCTTTCATTTCCAAAATGGACGCCCACAAACATATATGCCCCCGAAATGAGCAGCACCAGTGCCACCATGATAATCAGATTACGAACATTCCGTCTGTACGCTGTATTACGCACTGCAGCCACCTCCCTATATAGTCAAGTCTTTTTTCCTTGAAAATCAAGGATTTTTTAATGTTTCATCAATAAATATCTCAGAAGAAAGAACCATTGGAATGGACATTTCTCTGTATCTGGTACGAAAGTAGTGGATTTTGGGTGCACAAAATAAAACGTCTTCTCTTTTCGTTCTACATGGCCTTGTGTGTACCCATCCATCTACGGCAGCGAACCTCCCATGTCTACCAGGATCATCAGACCATTGCTGAGTCCTAACTTCTCTCGTCCCGCCTGTCCATAACCAGGGTGTCAGCTCAGCTCCTTTACAGGGTCATGCCCTCTGGTGAATATTCCTGCCGACTACTGGCTCCATTCTTTGTTTTTTTATTACTGACTTTTTCCTGCAACAGCACCTCTCGGTGGACGTTTTCCTGTTACATTCCATTTACTTGTTTCTTCCAGCTATCATGGCTGGCCTCAGCCTTCCATTCTTTCCTTTCAAAGGCTCAGACCGGCCATGATTCACTGTTTCTTTCTCTTTATGCTGCTGGCTGCATTTTAGGTCTTACAATGTCACTTAACATCTTCTGACCGTCATACTCTATGCCTTTTGTTAGTATTGTATAAAATATCCGGATCAGTTTACATGCCACCGCTATCACCGACTGCATCTTCTTCAGGGGATTCTTTTCCCTCGTCCTGTAATAACAATGGATCTCTTTAAATTCTTTATTTTTCCCAATCACCGATATCGCAGCTTCATACAGCGCATATCTCAAACGCTTTCTTCCCCTGTGGCTGATACGACTTTCTCCATTATGCTTTCCGGAGCTGTCTGCGACAATAGCATATCCTGCCAGTTTCTGCACCTGCTTTGGATTATCAAAACGTCCAATGTCTCCAACCTCTGCAATAAAGCAGCTTACCGTTTTTATTCCAATCCCATTGATCTCCATCAGCTTATCTATATAGGCAATCTCAGAAAGTGTTTCCTCTATCTCTTCCATAAGTTCATCCATACGATTCTTATATATTTCGTAGTCATTCAACAGGTTTCGGATCTCTTTCCTGGCACTTCTTGGTGCTTCCGTATTTCCGATGCTGTGCTCCGCTGCGGTTACCAGGGTCGTTGCCCTCTTTATCCCAGCGCCTTTCAGCCTTGCATCTCTCCATATCTTATTAACACCATCCACGCCAAGCTCTTTGATATCGCAGGGCAATGGTGCCTGTTTGATTACCATCAGTCCGCTTACTGCATCCGGATTCCTGTAAACGTCTTTGATCTCTGGAAAATAGATGCTGAACCAGCGGGCGATCCTGTTTTTGATTCTTGTAATCTCTTCCTGTGTCTGAATACGAAGGTTGGACAAATTTCTAATTTCTGCATAAATCCCGGTTGGAATATATGGATATGAAAATCTTCCTTCATTTACCAGACCTGCAATTGTTTTTGGATCTTTACGGTCATTCTTACTCGGATTATTGTCATCCAGTTCTTTAGACTTCTTGACATGATGCGGATTCACATGTACCGGCTTCATTCCCTGTTCCTGCAGGTACGCTCCAAGGTTCAGCCAGTAGTGACCGGTTGGTTCCATTCCCGGAATCACAGCTTCCATCCCATGTTTCTCTGCTATATCGTCCATCCAGTCTTTGAATGAGGAAAATCCAGCTTCATCGTTGCTGAAGGCAAACGGTTTCTTTGAGTACTCATAATTGCGCCAGCCGAAAGCTCTTGCATAATGGGTTTCACTTCCCACATCAATACCAACGATTAAAGTCTTTTCCGTAATAGATGCAATTTTTGCGTTCTGTGTGTTATAATTCATTTCAAGTACCTCACTGTTTAATAAGATTTTTTACTAACCGTCCAAAGTCAGTAATCTTATTTTACTCTGAGGTATTTTTTTCTCAACCTTCTTTCTCGGAATTCCTTATATTTGAATTATACAAGAAGCTCCTTTTTTCCTGAATACTGCTGAGGGCCTAAGTGCCTTCCGTCCGTTTTTTAGACGGTAAAGCAGCAGAAGGATAAATACAATGCTCCCCACAATTCCTACGATCAGCTCAATCGGCAGTTCATAAGGCATAATTACCAGCCGCCCGATCATATCGCATATCAGAACAAATAAAGCTCCAAACAGTGCTGTATCAATCAACGCGCCACGAATTTTATCCCCTTTGAACATGGCCACTACATTCGGTACAATTAATCCTATGTAGGAAACAGAACCAACCACCACTACTACAGATGCCGTAATCATCGCCGCAATGCTCAACCCCAAAAACAGCACAAGATTATAGCTGACTCCCAGATTCTTTGAAAAATCTTTTCCCATCCCCACGATATTGAAATGGTTTGCAAAGAAAAACGCAAGGATTACCAATGGTACTACAAGATAAACGATTTCATACCTCCCTCGCAGTACCAATGAAAAATGTCCTACCAGCCAGGACGAAAGTGCTTGTGTCATCTCATATTTATATGCCAGATAATTTGTGACACCACCCACCACATTTCCGAACATAATACCGACCAATGGAACCATCACCACATCCTTAAACTGAATCCGCTGAATAAACCAGACAAATATCCACGTCCCGAGAATCGCTGCCACAAATGCAAATCCCGCCCGACCCCACAATGTAGAATTCGGCATAAATAAAAGTGCCAGA is a window encoding:
- a CDS encoding GntR family transcriptional regulator, encoding MKTKLKNENMPVYLGVYNSLYSDIIEGVYKPNEHLPGETALSEKYGVSRNTLRQALAILSEDGMIIKSQGKGTIVAPKTVKPMEEQITNPLLSLSKLTVNSTDLSYNYGAPTDIARDKLHLAASDIVLACYCVYKSDDRVLGYSFTQVPAAFFDELGLDASKEDSIKELILNTLFQYSESMNMTVKLIYANEIEMEFLEVPAQTPLLLIEAIHYNKTKQPFSRNKFYFIPEYYHINFVLNN
- a CDS encoding IS110 family transposase — protein: MNYNTQNAKIASITEKTLIVGIDVGSETHYARAFGWRNYEYSKKPFAFSNDEAGFSSFKDWMDDIAEKHGMEAVIPGMEPTGHYWLNLGAYLQEQGMKPVHVNPHHVKKSKELDDNNPSKNDRKDPKTIAGLVNEGRFSYPYIPTGIYAEIRNLSNLRIQTQEEITRIKNRIARWFSIYFPEIKDVYRNPDAVSGLMVIKQAPLPCDIKELGVDGVNKIWRDARLKGAGIKRATTLVTAAEHSIGNTEAPRSARKEIRNLLNDYEIYKNRMDELMEEIEETLSEIAYIDKLMEINGIGIKTVSCFIAEVGDIGRFDNPKQVQKLAGYAIVADSSGKHNGESRISHRGRKRLRYALYEAAISVIGKNKEFKEIHCYYRTREKNPLKKMQSVIAVACKLIRIFYTILTKGIEYDGQKMLSDIVRPKMQPAA
- a CDS encoding iron ABC transporter ATP-binding protein, which codes for MHVKDLIKKYDGKTVVDSVSFEIPKGKVTSLIGPNGAGKSTVMSMLSRLIAGDSGTVGLEGKNIERWKSRELSKRLAILTQSIHIEMKLTVRELVTFGRFPYSGGRITQEDQKIIDQAIEYMELQEFENQFIDELSGGQRQRACIAMVIAQDTEYVLLDEPTNNLDIYHATNMMKTVRRLCDELGKTVILVLHEINYAAFYSDYICAFKNGKIAKFGTVKEVIRKEVLSEIYHVDFEIMEIEGKPLSIYY
- a CDS encoding iron chelate uptake ABC transporter family permease subunit — translated: MRNTAYRRNVRNLIIMVALVLLISGAYMFVGVHFGNERLFRYAIRLRTSKLLAMLITAFSIGGASIVFQSVIRNTIVTPCLLGMNSLYTLIHTGVVFFAGAGSFLAVNANVSFAVDLVLMGVTATVVYSYLFQKTKHNILYVLLIGTVLSSFFSSIQNTLTRIMDPNEYDSLLATLVASFSNINTEIIVFSIIVLAAIIFFLHRELALLDVLTLGKEQAINLGVDYDKCIRKLLLGVTLFIAVATAMVGPISFLGLIIANLSRQMLKTYRHTQLILGSALFGMIVLIGGQLLVEHVFSYSIPVSVFITVGGGIYFLYLLLKNKKR
- a CDS encoding ABC transporter permease, producing MKEHLSTIILAVSLGLVSILSLFIGVIDVRPVALLTGDTEVLEVFLISRLPRLLAILCTGIGMSVAGLIMQQLCMNKFISPTTGATISSAQFGILLALLFMPNSTLWGRAGFAFVAAILGTWIFVWFIQRIQFKDVVMVPLVGIMFGNVVGGVTNYLAYKYEMTQALSSWLVGHFSLVLRGRYEIVYLVVPLVILAFFFANHFNIVGMGKDFSKNLGVSYNLVLFLGLSIAAMITASVVVVVGSVSYIGLIVPNVVAMFKGDKIRGALIDTALFGALFVLICDMIGRLVIMPYELPIELIVGIVGSIVFILLLLYRLKNGRKALRPSAVFRKKGASCIIQI